From the Candidatus Krumholzibacteriota bacterium genome, one window contains:
- a CDS encoding pyridoxal phosphate-dependent aminotransferase, protein MSDVISERAKNIEPSITLSLNTKANNLREAGEDVVGLAAGEPDFETPDVIKEGAYEAIRTGKTRYTPAAGISQLREAVADLYSKRIGLPYRSSEVMISNGAKHSIFNALFVLTNPGDEVLIFTPYWVSYPEMVKLVGAKPRIVKLSAENDYKLTPEKLESEIAKSKPKAILYNSPNNPAGVVYSADEVKAIGEILLREGVSLISDEIYEFLTYEGNKHYSPVSLVPELKDSTVIITGVSKSYAMTGWRIGFAMSDSEVIFRMSAYQAHATGCPNAISQWAALTAVKEGAEDRDRMRNEFEKRKKIFSERLGRIPEIKYPDPGGAFYFLVDVSSMYDRCGVSGSGEFCEKLLKENGLLLIPGGPFGCDNTIRFSFAASEEELNIALDRFEEFVRNYT, encoded by the coding sequence ATGAGTGATGTGATAAGTGAAAGAGCAAAGAATATAGAACCTTCAATTACTCTCAGTTTGAATACAAAAGCTAACAACCTGCGTGAAGCGGGAGAGGATGTTGTGGGGCTGGCGGCCGGCGAGCCGGATTTTGAGACTCCGGATGTTATTAAAGAAGGTGCTTATGAAGCAATAAGAACGGGTAAGACCAGATATACACCGGCCGCGGGGATATCGCAGTTAAGAGAAGCAGTAGCGGATCTATATTCAAAACGGATTGGCCTGCCCTATCGCAGTTCGGAAGTGATGATATCTAACGGAGCAAAGCACTCTATTTTCAACGCTCTTTTTGTTCTGACTAATCCGGGCGATGAGGTTTTAATATTCACGCCCTACTGGGTAAGTTATCCGGAGATGGTAAAACTCGTCGGAGCTAAGCCCAGAATTGTCAAGCTCAGCGCGGAAAATGACTACAAGCTTACCCCGGAGAAACTTGAGTCCGAGATAGCAAAATCAAAACCCAAAGCAATTCTGTATAATTCACCCAATAATCCCGCCGGCGTTGTTTACAGCGCTGATGAGGTTAAAGCTATAGGTGAAATTCTGCTACGTGAGGGGGTTTCTCTTATCAGCGATGAAATATATGAATTTTTGACATATGAGGGGAATAAGCACTATTCTCCGGTTTCTCTGGTCCCTGAACTGAAAGATAGTACTGTTATTATAACGGGTGTTTCTAAGAGTTACGCTATGACCGGCTGGAGGATAGGATTCGCGATGTCCGACAGTGAAGTAATTTTCAGAATGAGCGCGTATCAAGCGCACGCTACCGGATGTCCTAACGCGATCTCCCAGTGGGCGGCGTTAACAGCCGTTAAAGAAGGCGCTGAAGACAGAGATAGGATGCGTAATGAATTCGAGAAGAGGAAAAAGATCTTCTCAGAGAGACTTGGGAGAATCCCTGAGATAAAATATCCTGATCCCGGTGGAGCATTCTATTTTCTGGTAGATGTATCTTCGATGTATGACAGGTGCGGCGTTTCCGGCAGTGGAGAATTCTGTGAGAAACTTCTAAAGGAGAACGGGCTTCTTTTAATTCCGGGTGGACCTTTCGGGTGTGATAATACAATCCGTTTCTCATTCGCGGCGAGTGAAGAAGAATTAAATATCGCTCTTGACCGCTTTGAAGAATTTGTCCGGAATTATACTTGA
- the coaD gene encoding pantetheine-phosphate adenylyltransferase: MSLKTALYPGTFDPITNGHVDLVKRIARVFDKVIVAVAAGTHKNTLLSLKQRHEIASKSLEGCRGIECVTFEGLLVDEFRKRKVDVVIRGLRAISDFEYELMIGLMNRKLNPDFETVFLMPSEKYIYLHSSLVKEIYRLGGEIDSLVPEPVAKSLRKWFPRD; encoded by the coding sequence ATGAGTTTAAAAACTGCTCTTTACCCCGGCACTTTTGATCCGATAACAAACGGTCACGTTGACCTTGTTAAGCGGATCGCTCGTGTTTTTGACAAAGTTATTGTTGCCGTGGCAGCGGGTACTCACAAGAACACTCTTTTATCGCTCAAGCAGCGGCATGAAATAGCCAGTAAGAGTTTAGAGGGATGCCGGGGAATCGAATGCGTGACTTTCGAAGGTCTTCTTGTCGATGAATTCAGAAAGAGGAAAGTAGATGTTGTTATCAGGGGTTTGAGGGCGATATCGGATTTTGAGTATGAACTTATGATCGGGCTTATGAACAGAAAGCTCAATCCCGACTTTGAAACTGTGTTTCTCATGCCCAGTGAGAAATATATCTACCTGCACAGCTCCCTTGTAAAAGAAATTTATCGTCTGGGCGGTGAAATTGACAGTCTCGTGCCGGAACCGGTAGCGAAAAGCCTTAGAAAGTGGTTTCCGCGGGATTAG
- the rsmD gene encoding 16S rRNA (guanine(966)-N(2))-methyltransferase RsmD: MKVISGKKGGTKLKGARGKDFRPTTQLVKGSVFDHLQNEVEDSVVLDLFSGSGGLGIEALSRGAEKSTFVEISGNAVKAIRSNIEKCRFSSDHAEVIRTDSVRFLKKAVSKGYRYDIIIADPPYKSSYAEEILKIINGAGRKICRLLVIESSEELEPVSTRPMEKYKAKKFGNTCINYFRYIES; encoded by the coding sequence TTGAAAGTAATATCCGGAAAGAAGGGTGGAACCAAGCTTAAAGGAGCCAGGGGGAAGGATTTTCGGCCTACCACACAATTAGTAAAGGGTTCTGTTTTTGATCACCTGCAGAATGAAGTAGAGGATTCTGTTGTGCTTGACCTATTCTCGGGCTCAGGCGGCCTCGGCATAGAAGCTTTGAGCCGGGGTGCTGAGAAATCTACTTTTGTGGAGATTAGCGGAAACGCCGTGAAAGCTATAAGATCAAATATTGAAAAATGCCGATTCAGTTCCGATCACGCTGAAGTTATAAGGACCGACTCTGTCCGTTTTCTCAAGAAGGCTGTATCAAAGGGTTACAGGTACGATATCATAATTGCGGATCCTCCATATAAGAGCAGCTATGCCGAGGAGATTTTAAAGATCATAAACGGAGCCGGAAGGAAGATATGCAGGCTTCTTGTAATTGAAAGCAGTGAAGAACTCGAACCTGTCAGCACCCGGCCAATGGAGAAATATAAAGCGAAAAAATTCGGGAATACCTGTATAAATTACTTCAGATATATCGAGAGCTGA
- a CDS encoding AMIN domain-containing protein encodes MQRFLKLTLILLVLVVVPINVLGASDTAGKIKNLQIMKANGDLRIEIDKSGDIEFKLFFTDDPKRLVVDCVGAKNELGESTYQAESRLIYRVRTSQFKTAPVPVSRLVFDLKKSVNHRIFEVNNKQVLLISDTNGSDVGDISLNDSKTENTVDAPDPVSEVQGLPETEEKNIKPMMEENLSKKAVNLSGDSDKTENRSEAERNIKKDEQKVDSPWIEGNSDDTADKPVSAISRVAENQTVISSAGSEIVVDNSASRERFDNLPWSKSYVRGAPAVGSGIPMGSKRITLDAQGADIKTVLQTISDYADINIVPGNDVKGDVFVHIKDCPWQEALEVILKAHGYGYREEYGMIRVGESKRLLREELDHQSAKSKEKSLLPLRTRIVFVDNSNAEEIGDALKNVVSKRGKIDVDPGSNTLIINDIEENLDKISAIVKELDTKHVQVNINAKLVEMDVEAKRELGIKWDLLNLHKSDVNAIGSAGLEESLPLTSGTLKIGSVQSWGQLNSILEMMEESNKANIISNPRITTMENREATILVGKEIPLIVADEAGNPLTELTKIGIMLKVTPHVNKDRTITLDLHPEVSELQSESTQQGGVIIATAEADTRVEVANGETAIIGGLIKKLDTNVRRGIPFLKDIPYLGALFSSSSKSKKKQELVIFVTPTIVE; translated from the coding sequence ATGCAAAGGTTTCTCAAATTAACATTGATATTATTGGTCCTGGTTGTTGTCCCAATTAATGTTTTAGGGGCGTCTGACACCGCGGGGAAAATTAAGAATCTCCAGATCATGAAAGCAAACGGAGATTTGAGAATTGAGATTGACAAGTCGGGTGATATCGAATTCAAACTTTTCTTTACCGATGACCCGAAAAGGCTTGTAGTCGATTGTGTGGGCGCGAAAAATGAATTGGGTGAATCTACTTATCAAGCCGAATCCCGGTTGATATACAGAGTGAGAACGAGCCAGTTCAAAACGGCTCCCGTGCCTGTAAGCAGACTTGTATTTGACCTGAAAAAAAGTGTCAATCATCGTATTTTCGAAGTTAATAATAAACAGGTTCTGCTTATTTCTGATACTAATGGATCTGATGTCGGCGATATTTCATTAAATGACAGTAAAACAGAAAATACTGTTGATGCTCCGGATCCCGTAAGTGAAGTTCAGGGACTCCCTGAAACAGAAGAAAAGAATATAAAGCCGATGATGGAAGAGAATCTTTCTAAAAAAGCGGTTAATCTGTCAGGCGATTCAGATAAAACAGAAAACAGGAGCGAAGCTGAAAGAAATATCAAAAAAGACGAACAAAAGGTTGATTCTCCCTGGATCGAAGGAAACAGTGATGATACCGCGGATAAACCGGTTTCCGCTATAAGTCGCGTCGCGGAAAATCAAACCGTAATATCGAGTGCAGGCAGTGAAATAGTTGTTGATAATTCAGCCTCGCGGGAAAGATTTGACAATCTTCCCTGGTCAAAATCATATGTCAGGGGAGCTCCGGCTGTCGGATCCGGTATACCTATGGGGTCGAAAAGAATAACTCTGGATGCCCAGGGGGCTGATATTAAAACGGTGCTCCAGACAATTTCAGATTATGCCGATATTAATATCGTTCCGGGTAATGATGTAAAGGGAGATGTCTTTGTTCATATAAAAGATTGTCCCTGGCAGGAAGCTCTCGAAGTTATTCTGAAGGCTCATGGGTACGGCTACAGAGAAGAGTACGGGATGATCAGAGTAGGTGAAAGTAAGCGTCTGCTCCGCGAAGAACTAGACCATCAAAGCGCTAAAAGCAAAGAAAAAAGTCTCCTTCCCCTGAGAACAAGAATTGTTTTTGTAGATAATTCAAACGCGGAGGAAATCGGTGACGCTCTAAAGAATGTAGTAAGCAAGCGGGGTAAAATAGACGTGGATCCTGGAAGCAACACCTTGATCATTAACGATATAGAAGAGAATCTTGATAAAATATCGGCGATAGTAAAAGAACTCGATACTAAACATGTACAAGTTAATATCAACGCTAAACTGGTTGAGATGGATGTTGAAGCGAAACGCGAGCTTGGAATAAAATGGGATTTGCTGAATCTTCATAAATCCGATGTCAACGCTATTGGAAGTGCCGGCCTGGAAGAATCCCTTCCCCTTACAAGTGGAACGCTCAAGATCGGCAGTGTTCAATCGTGGGGACAACTTAATTCAATTCTTGAGATGATGGAAGAGTCAAATAAAGCAAATATAATCTCTAATCCCAGGATTACCACTATGGAGAATAGGGAAGCCACCATACTGGTTGGAAAAGAAATACCTCTAATCGTCGCGGATGAAGCCGGAAACCCTTTAACAGAGCTTACGAAGATTGGAATAATGCTTAAAGTTACTCCGCACGTAAATAAAGACAGAACCATCACTCTTGACCTCCATCCTGAGGTAAGTGAGCTTCAGTCGGAGTCCACTCAGCAGGGCGGCGTGATAATCGCTACTGCTGAAGCTGACACTAGAGTCGAGGTTGCAAACGGAGAAACGGCAATTATCGGCGGATTGATCAAGAAACTTGACACGAATGTAAGAAGAGGCATACCTTTTTTGAAAGATATACCTTATCTGGGCGCCCTTTTTTCATCTTCTTCAAAGTCGAAGAAAAAACAGGAACTTGTGATTTTTGTTACTCCGACGATCGTGGAATAA
- the pilO gene encoding type 4a pilus biogenesis protein PilO, producing MDLKDPQVQKTMVIGMFLAIVAYVYFFTSFMPFLYKPRAVKEESLKREYDKVSTELEKARKTVGNLGALETEYNRLHRKWEAALKLLPEEDEIAGLLRKITMAGNQAGVNFTLFEPKERIRKDFFTENPINIRVKGRYHQVGIFLSKVANLDRIVNVSDMEISSYDNKDDGGIGKTRTIEAQMTVTAYTLLKGGEISDVKNKDKS from the coding sequence ATGGATTTAAAAGATCCACAGGTACAAAAAACAATGGTGATAGGAATGTTTCTGGCTATAGTTGCCTATGTTTATTTCTTCACTTCTTTCATGCCTTTCTTATACAAACCGAGGGCGGTGAAGGAAGAATCGCTTAAGAGGGAATATGATAAGGTAAGCACAGAACTTGAAAAGGCCAGAAAAACCGTCGGCAATCTTGGGGCGCTGGAGACAGAATACAACAGATTACACAGGAAATGGGAGGCGGCGCTTAAATTGCTGCCCGAAGAGGATGAAATAGCCGGATTACTGAGAAAGATAACTATGGCGGGAAATCAGGCAGGTGTTAATTTTACCCTTTTCGAACCTAAAGAGAGGATAAGAAAGGACTTTTTTACCGAGAATCCGATAAATATCAGAGTAAAGGGGAGATATCACCAGGTGGGTATATTTTTATCGAAAGTGGCAAATCTCGACCGTATTGTTAATGTATCGGATATGGAAATATCCTCTTATGATAATAAAGATGACGGTGGAATAGGGAAAACCAGGACAATTGAAGCTCAAATGACGGTGACTGCCTATACACTTCTGAAAGGTGGTGAAATTTCGGATGTTAAGAATAAAGACAAATCCTGA
- a CDS encoding PilN domain-containing protein, whose protein sequence is MIRINLLPPEDRDRKRSFDLPDLSTVYMVGAVLIVIGSVLAFSFLQSHRIANLEEKIETARMESKKLAPQLAKIKKITKERGEVNKRLQLITSLDKYRFFRVRLLNDISIKIPRNCWLTDITELSPGKYAIDGITFNNYKVADMMTNLETSSLFTKVDLSVVEEGTIHKNKVMKFSLVGNAIPQ, encoded by the coding sequence ATGATTAGAATAAATCTGCTGCCACCGGAGGACAGAGATAGAAAACGCAGTTTCGATCTTCCCGATTTATCAACGGTATATATGGTTGGCGCGGTTCTAATTGTCATAGGGAGCGTGCTTGCTTTTAGTTTTTTACAGAGTCACAGGATAGCCAATCTTGAAGAAAAGATAGAAACCGCCCGCATGGAATCTAAAAAGCTTGCTCCACAACTGGCAAAAATAAAGAAAATCACAAAGGAGCGCGGAGAGGTTAATAAAAGACTCCAACTTATTACTTCGCTGGATAAATATCGATTCTTCAGGGTAAGACTGTTGAATGATATCAGTATAAAAATTCCTCGAAACTGTTGGTTGACTGATATAACTGAACTTTCTCCGGGGAAGTATGCTATTGACGGCATCACTTTTAACAACTACAAAGTAGCGGATATGATGACAAATCTGGAGACATCTTCCTTATTTACAAAGGTAGATTTGAGTGTAGTAGAGGAAGGGACGATACACAAAAATAAAGTAATGAAGTTTTCTTTAGTCGGCAACGCAATACCGCAATAA
- the pilM gene encoding type IV pilus assembly protein PilM, which produces MISLPFRKKPSTISIDVGSSLIKVVEIEHSDQIPRIVHFGISKLLPEAIVEDEIMDRNLVVETIAECVGKSGITGKNVVSAVSGRAVIVKKIVMDKMSAEDAAEAIFWEAEQHVPFDIDDVCLDFQILDEDIGANQMEVLLVAAKKDMVTDYAELIRDAGLNPKIIDVDSFALQNSYEENYTSSEEGEDEVVGLVNIGSDVTNINIIQNHSPHFTRDISVGTSSFIEELQKEQGLDYEEALRVVRGDLGDIDEESVKEIFRKKAKELSLGIERSISFLKAAGDADKIDKIILSGGGARLPFLQEILSDKHDIEFSIHNPLSQVDFDEGIFTEYGEDLDEIAPLLTVGIGLALRKAGE; this is translated from the coding sequence ATGATATCTTTACCATTTAGGAAAAAACCGTCAACGATCAGCATTGATGTTGGTTCCAGTTTGATTAAGGTTGTTGAAATAGAACATTCGGACCAGATACCGAGGATAGTCCATTTTGGTATAAGCAAACTCTTACCGGAAGCAATCGTGGAAGATGAAATAATGGACAGGAACCTCGTAGTAGAAACTATAGCGGAATGCGTCGGTAAGTCCGGGATCACAGGGAAGAATGTTGTCTCCGCTGTATCAGGACGAGCGGTCATAGTTAAAAAAATTGTTATGGACAAAATGTCAGCTGAGGATGCCGCGGAAGCGATATTCTGGGAAGCTGAGCAGCACGTTCCTTTCGATATTGACGATGTATGTCTGGATTTTCAAATACTTGATGAAGATATCGGCGCCAATCAGATGGAAGTACTGCTGGTCGCGGCTAAAAAAGATATGGTTACAGATTACGCTGAGCTTATTCGAGACGCGGGGTTAAACCCTAAGATTATAGATGTTGACTCTTTTGCCCTTCAGAACAGTTATGAAGAAAATTACACTTCAAGCGAAGAAGGGGAAGATGAAGTTGTTGGGCTTGTAAATATTGGCAGTGATGTAACCAATATAAATATAATTCAAAACCACAGCCCCCATTTTACCAGAGATATCAGTGTGGGAACCAGCAGTTTTATCGAGGAGCTTCAGAAGGAACAAGGTCTTGACTATGAAGAGGCGTTGCGAGTCGTAAGAGGCGACCTCGGTGATATAGACGAGGAATCCGTAAAGGAAATATTCAGAAAGAAGGCAAAAGAACTCTCTTTGGGAATAGAACGGAGTATTTCATTCCTCAAGGCTGCAGGTGACGCGGATAAAATTGATAAAATTATTCTAAGCGGTGGAGGCGCGAGGCTTCCCTTCTTACAGGAAATACTTTCGGATAAACATGACATTGAATTTTCAATACATAATCCTCTTTCCCAGGTTGATTTTGATGAAGGGATTTTCACTGAATATGGAGAGGATTTGGACGAGATCGCGCCATTACTTACAGTGGGCATTGGTCTCGCCCTGAGAAAGGCGGGGGAATAA
- a CDS encoding prepilin peptidase — MNTDPVALMFIFIVGLAAGSFLNVVIYRVPRGGSVIRPRSSCPACGRVLRWYENIPLFSYIFLRGRCAGCKNKISPRYPVIELFGGILALLCFYFSGFSLNLLFIYPFIMSLIAVTLIDWEHKIIPDSISLPFILIGFIWAYLSTNITLSSSLYGALAGGGSLYLVGFAYKSFRKTEGMGGGDIKLMAMIGAFLGIRLVLPVILVASFFGALYGIFLIHKGGTGRTAVPFGSFLAPAGILCLLLGDFFINWYFLNFY; from the coding sequence TTGAATACCGATCCCGTAGCGTTAATGTTCATTTTCATAGTCGGTCTCGCGGCCGGCAGTTTTCTTAACGTGGTTATATACAGAGTACCGAGAGGCGGGTCTGTTATTCGCCCTCGGTCTTCGTGCCCTGCCTGCGGGCGCGTATTAAGGTGGTATGAGAATATTCCCCTTTTCAGCTATATATTTCTCAGGGGAAGATGCGCCGGCTGTAAAAACAAAATATCTCCAAGGTATCCGGTTATTGAGCTTTTTGGCGGTATTCTAGCGTTACTCTGTTTTTATTTTTCAGGATTCAGCCTGAATCTTTTATTTATATACCCATTTATAATGTCTCTTATCGCCGTTACATTGATAGACTGGGAGCACAAAATCATACCCGATTCGATCAGCCTGCCGTTTATACTGATTGGCTTTATATGGGCTTATTTAAGTACAAATATCACTTTATCGAGTTCATTGTACGGCGCTTTAGCCGGAGGCGGTTCTCTCTATCTGGTGGGTTTCGCTTATAAAAGTTTTAGAAAGACTGAGGGTATGGGCGGAGGGGACATTAAACTTATGGCCATGATAGGAGCGTTTCTGGGAATAAGACTTGTTTTACCTGTGATACTCGTCGCTTCATTCTTTGGAGCCCTCTATGGCATTTTTCTGATACACAAAGGGGGGACCGGCAGGACAGCTGTTCCTTTTGGATCTTTCCTCGCGCCAGCGGGGATTCTTTGTCTGCTGCTGGGAGATTTTTTTATAAACTGGTACTTTCTGAATTTTTATTAA
- a CDS encoding ABC transporter permease subunit: MERIVNIAFNTFRELIRGKLLYIVLFFGVILIISTYILSPLSVGAAKDKIITDVALAFISLFGIFTAVVSGSTLVHKEVDKRAVYMIFTRPVTRLEYLVGKFFGIMAALTIMVMIMVAVTVVVVVFSGGSITAGILAAIFLSLLEMAVITSIVILFSTFTSPILTFFFTLCMFIAGSLSGDLRVFAEKFGSQAMKFIVDTFYYILPNLKLFNLRHEAVHGMNFQYSDIMVTVGYAIVYCSVIIYFSCLIFRKREFV; encoded by the coding sequence ATGGAAAGAATAGTAAATATAGCGTTTAATACGTTCCGCGAATTAATCAGGGGTAAACTCCTCTATATAGTCCTTTTTTTCGGAGTGATCCTGATTATCAGCACATATATACTTTCGCCCCTTTCTGTGGGAGCGGCAAAGGATAAGATAATAACCGACGTGGCGTTGGCGTTTATTTCACTTTTCGGCATATTTACAGCGGTTGTATCCGGAAGCACACTTGTACACAAGGAAGTGGATAAAAGAGCTGTATATATGATTTTTACAAGACCTGTCACTCGGCTGGAATATCTTGTCGGAAAGTTTTTTGGTATAATGGCCGCTCTTACAATAATGGTTATGATTATGGTCGCGGTAACTGTCGTTGTTGTTGTATTTAGCGGAGGCAGTATAACTGCGGGAATACTCGCCGCTATCTTCCTTTCTCTTCTTGAAATGGCCGTTATAACTTCGATTGTAATCTTATTCAGCACATTTACGTCCCCCATCCTGACATTTTTCTTCACTCTATGTATGTTTATCGCCGGAAGTTTGAGCGGTGATCTGCGTGTTTTCGCTGAGAAATTCGGTTCACAGGCGATGAAGTTTATCGTGGATACTTTCTATTATATTTTACCGAATCTTAAGCTTTTCAATCTGCGTCATGAAGCGGTCCACGGAATGAATTTTCAGTATTCAGATATTATGGTCACAGTGGGCTACGCGATCGTTTATTGCTCTGTTATTATATATTTCTCCTGTCTTATTTTCCGTAAAAGAGAGTTTGTGTAA
- a CDS encoding ABC transporter ATP-binding protein, whose product MNILRVKDITKTFRGNFIFKKSKVLHGISFSAREGEILGFLGPNGAGKTTTIKIILGLIKPDSGSVSVLGRSITDTHTKRVIGFLPENPFFYPHLTLEEFLKFCGKMSGIGGEELNNSITNVISRVGLAGDGKKRLSGFSKGMLQRAGLAQAVIHDPDLLILDEPFSGLDPLGRKMTRDFLLELKKKGKTIFFSSHILSDMETLCDRVCIIREGKIVKDVGLDELFEIGKGKVEITAKAFPHGGEQIVAQYTDSVNRVGDKVFLVVKKQEYTRSVLQYLLNKGSEIIKVASVKYSLEDMFVKEITGMNKEIKSTGNSDKARVESSI is encoded by the coding sequence ATGAATATTCTAAGGGTTAAAGATATCACAAAAACTTTCAGGGGCAATTTTATATTTAAGAAGAGTAAAGTTCTTCACGGCATTTCCTTCTCCGCCCGCGAGGGGGAGATTCTCGGGTTCTTAGGACCTAACGGAGCGGGAAAAACAACAACGATAAAGATTATACTTGGGCTCATAAAACCCGACTCGGGAAGTGTCAGTGTGCTCGGCAGGTCTATCACGGATACTCATACGAAGAGAGTAATAGGCTTTCTGCCTGAAAATCCATTTTTTTATCCACACCTCACGCTCGAGGAGTTCCTTAAGTTTTGCGGAAAGATGAGCGGTATCGGCGGTGAAGAATTAAATAACAGCATAACGAATGTCATAAGCAGGGTAGGTCTGGCGGGGGACGGGAAAAAGAGATTGAGCGGTTTCTCAAAGGGTATGCTGCAGCGCGCGGGGCTAGCTCAGGCTGTAATTCATGACCCGGATTTACTCATACTTGACGAACCATTCTCCGGGCTTGATCCTCTGGGAAGAAAGATGACAAGGGATTTTCTTCTTGAGCTTAAAAAGAAGGGGAAAACGATATTTTTCTCATCGCATATACTCTCTGACATGGAAACTCTTTGCGACAGGGTTTGTATTATTCGTGAAGGGAAGATAGTAAAAGATGTTGGGCTCGATGAACTGTTTGAGATTGGAAAAGGAAAAGTTGAGATAACAGCGAAAGCGTTTCCGCATGGCGGAGAGCAAATTGTGGCGCAATATACGGATTCTGTAAATAGAGTGGGTGATAAGGTCTTTCTGGTTGTAAAAAAACAGGAATATACAAGGAGTGTGTTGCAGTATTTATTAAATAAAGGCTCTGAAATAATTAAGGTTGCTTCCGTTAAATACTCTCTGGAAGATATGTTTGTAAAAGAGATTACAGGAATGAATAAAGAGATAAAATCCACGGGTAACTCTGATAAAGCCCGGGTTGAAAGTTCAATTTAG
- a CDS encoding type II secretion system protein produces MNNKGFTLIELMIVVVIIGILAAIAIPNFISMQSRAKEASVKSNCHTVQLAAEDFAVQNNGVYATDLSTTLSGGDNMVDLLPGGALLSNPFTNASTEPIDGTAATSGQTGYVDTTNASGVSMGYTITGCGETAGELVLTLTSGQ; encoded by the coding sequence ATGAATAACAAGGGTTTCACGCTAATAGAGCTTATGATCGTTGTGGTGATTATCGGTATTCTCGCCGCGATTGCTATTCCTAACTTTATCAGTATGCAGTCGAGAGCGAAAGAGGCTTCAGTTAAGTCAAACTGCCATACAGTACAGCTGGCGGCTGAAGATTTTGCCGTCCAGAATAACGGAGTATACGCTACAGATCTATCAACTACTCTTTCAGGTGGCGATAATATGGTTGATTTGTTGCCCGGCGGTGCTCTCCTGTCAAATCCATTTACCAACGCTTCTACGGAACCGATCGATGGAACCGCTGCTACATCTGGTCAGACAGGTTACGTAGATACAACAAACGCTTCAGGAGTTTCAATGGGTTATACTATCACCGGTTGCGGTGAAACAGCCGGAGAACTGGTACTCACATTGACGAGTGGACAGTAA